The following proteins come from a genomic window of Panicum hallii strain FIL2 chromosome 8, PHallii_v3.1, whole genome shotgun sequence:
- the LOC112903368 gene encoding EPIDERMAL PATTERNING FACTOR-like protein 4: MGAESGRRLRVGRLRRRAAALLVAVLLAAAMVATAGRPIRLPAAALARRRIDSSTAIDGSAWADGGTAGPARRRWLIGPGSSPPTCRARCGRCSPCRPTRVAIQPGVGPQWEYYPEVWRCKCGNKLFMP; this comes from the exons ATGGGCGCCGAGAGCGGCCGGAGGCTACGTGttggccgcctccgccgccgcgccgccgcgctaCTCGTCGCCGTCCTCCTCGCCGCGGCCATGG TTGCCACGGCGGGGCGGCCGATCCGTCTGCCAGCGGCGGCGTTGGCGAGGAGGCGGATCGACTCGTCGACAGCGATCGACGGCAGCGCGTGGGCCGACGGCGGCACCGCCGGCCCCGCTCGCCGGCGGTGGCTGATCGGCCCGGGATCATCGCCACCGACGTGCCGCGCACGGTGCGGGCGTTGCTCGCCGTGCCGGCCAACCCGGGTGGCGATCCAGCCCGGCGTCGGGCCGCAGTGGGAGTACTATCCGGAGGTGTGGCGCTGCAAGTGCGGCAACAAGCTCTTCATGCCCTGa